Proteins found in one Homalodisca vitripennis isolate AUS2020 chromosome 4, UT_GWSS_2.1, whole genome shotgun sequence genomic segment:
- the LOC124359410 gene encoding eukaryotic translation initiation factor 1A, X-chromosomal: MPKNKGKGGKNRRRGKNENETEKRELVFKEDGQEYAQVTKMLGNGRLEAMCFDGIKRLCHIRGKLRKKVWINQGDIILIGLRDYQDAKADVILKYTPDEARNLKTYGEFPETVRINDTVTFVEDGFDEDIEFGDEISDEGEGDPVDNI, from the exons ATGCCGAAGAATAAGG GAAAGGGAGGAAAAAATCGTAGGAGAGGAAAGAATGAAAATGAAACAGAGAAGCGTGAATTGGTTTTTAAAGAAGATGGTCAAG AATATGCCCAAGTGACAAAGATGTTGGGTAATGGTCGACTTGAAGCCATGTGTTTTGATGGCATAAAGCGACTGTGTCACATCCGCGGCAAGCTAAGAAAGAAG GTATGGATAAACCAGGGAGATATTATCTTAATTGGTCTGAGGGATTACCAGGATGCCAAAGCCGATGTCATCTTAAAATACACACCAGATGAAGCACGAAACTTGAAAACTTATGGAGAATTCCCAGAAAcag TGCGCATCAACGACACAGTCACGTTTGTGGAGGATGGATTCGACGAGGACATCGAGTTTGGAGACGAGATCAGTGACGAGGGTGAAGGCGACCCTGTTGATAAT atcTGA